In the Roseofilum capinflatum BLCC-M114 genome, CCGTAATTACTAAATCCGGTTTCAGGTCGTAAATCCGTTGAATTTGATTGTAATTGTCCGGTTTTTCCACAATATTGGGCAACGGCGCTCCCATCTCTTGACAGGTTTTTTCCAACAGCGCTAACTCCGCTCCTTGATAGCGCTTATCCATGTAGGGAATGCCGATTTCCTGGACAATCATACCGCAGCGAATTAGGAACCGGGCTTGGGAAATTTCTAATAAATTATCTCCCATGAAAAAGACCGATTTACCGCGCACCAATTGCAGATAATCTTCTACACTTTCCCAGATTTGCTGCTCCCGTTCTGCTAATCCTTTGGGTTCGATATTAAAGACGGAACAAATCTTTTCAATCCACGCTCTGGTTCCATCCGGGCCGATGGGGAAGGGTGCGCCAATTAACTTACACTTGCGCCGACGCATTAAGGTTGTGGCTGTGCGAGATAAAAAGGGGTTGACTCCAGAGACATAATAGCCTTCTTCTAATACCGGTAATTCGGTATAGCGTTTTGCGGGTAACCATCCGGAAACTTTGATGCCCTGGCGCTTTAATTCTAGGGTCAATTGGGTTACGATGGGGTCGGGAACGGAGCCGAATAAAACCAGAGGCGGATGGTCTACATATTCCGATTCTTCTTGAGCTACGTCTTCCTTTTTCTTGCCAAACGTGAGTAGGCGTTGAATGGCGTTGCGCTCTTCTTTTTCTTCCGGTTGTTCCACATTTTTCGGGCAGCGAGCCGCCATTGCTGCCAGGACGGTATCTTCTCCTTGGGTGAAGGCGTAGTCTAAGCCATTGGCGCGAGCAACGACGATGGGAATGCCGATTTCTGCTTCGAGTTTGGGAGCGAGACCTTCTAAGTCCATTTTGATGATTTCGGTGGTACAAGTCCCGATCCAAACTATAACAGAAGGGTTGCGATCGCGCTTAATCTGCAAGCACAACCGCTTCAATTCGTCATAATCGCTCAATTTAGCCGAAATATCGCCCTCCTCTAACTCCGCCATCGCATAGCGAGGTTCCGCGAAAATCATCACTCCCATGGCATTTTGCAGGAAATAGCCACAGGTTTTTGTGCCAATCACCAGAAAGAAACTATCTTCAATTTTCTGGTATAACCAGGCAACACAGCTAATGGGACAAAACGTATGATAATTGCCAGTTTCACACTCAAAATTGAGGGCACTGGTTTCCGGTTGTGCAACAGTCATAAGATATAAACCTAGATTTCAATCAGTTAACGTTATAGATCGTCATCTCCATCCGGTAACAAACGAGACACGCCCGTAGGTTGTCCGGGGGAAGAAATGGCGGGGGCTTCTCCATTCGGGTTTAACTCCCGCTCCGGGTCAAAATTCAAACCCAATACATCCACTAAGGCATCTTCATCCGCATTGAGCTTGAAGAAGGGAACCATCAAATTGCCCAATTTTGGCTCTAGGGCATTCACCACCCCTAAAATCAGGGAAGAAGCGGGTCTGCGTCCCCCATCCGGCGTTTTGTTGGACTTCACTTCCATTTGCAGAAGCAACCACGCTTTATTGGCTTGAAAGTAATCCAGCCATTTTTGGCGAATGGAAGCGGTAAAGTTATCGAAAAAAGCCATACTCACAGCAGTCAATCCAATAGCAAGGGTTTCGTTGAGCATGATACTGTTTTTCCGGCCGAACTGGGGATTTTGCCCTCTCCCTAAATCCCTTTTCTACGGGAGCTTGCCCTCTCCCTAAATCCCTCTCCCACGGGAGCTTGCCCTCTCCCTAAATCCCTCTCCCACGGGAGCTTGCCCTCATCCTCAGTCCCTCTCCCACGGGAGCTTGCCCTCTCCCTAAATCCCTCTCCCACGGGAGAGGGACTTATTTTTTCCCCTTCTCCCTTCGACTTCGCTCAGGGCAGCGCCTGCGGGAGAAGGGGTTAGGGGATGAGGGGAAAAGCGCCTAAACCATCATTAGTTCTAGTTCTTCCTCTTCTGTCTTTACCGCTTCTTTGGGAGGGTTGAGGTAGAAGTCGGAGAGCAGGGAGAATAGGTCGCGGTCTGCGGCATCTTTGGGAACAACGCCTTCGGGACGGGCCAGGATTTGGTCGGCGATGTTGAGATAATAGTTGGCAACGGGTTCTAGGGTGGGGTCGGTTTCGGCCATTTCAAAGATGGTTTTGCCTTTGACGCGGGAGATGCGGATATCTTCGATTAAGGGCAGAATCTCTAGGACTGGCATGGGAACGGATTCTACATATTTGTCGATGAGGTCGCGCTTGGAGGTGCGGTTACCGATGAGACCGGCTAATCGTAGGGGGTGGGTTCGGGCTTTTTCGCGCACGGAGGCGGC is a window encoding:
- a CDS encoding ferredoxin:protochlorophyllide reductase (ATP-dependent) subunit N, producing MTVAQPETSALNFECETGNYHTFCPISCVAWLYQKIEDSFFLVIGTKTCGYFLQNAMGVMIFAEPRYAMAELEEGDISAKLSDYDELKRLCLQIKRDRNPSVIVWIGTCTTEIIKMDLEGLAPKLEAEIGIPIVVARANGLDYAFTQGEDTVLAAMAARCPKNVEQPEEKEERNAIQRLLTFGKKKEDVAQEESEYVDHPPLVLFGSVPDPIVTQLTLELKRQGIKVSGWLPAKRYTELPVLEEGYYVSGVNPFLSRTATTLMRRRKCKLIGAPFPIGPDGTRAWIEKICSVFNIEPKGLAEREQQIWESVEDYLQLVRGKSVFFMGDNLLEISQARFLIRCGMIVQEIGIPYMDKRYQGAELALLEKTCQEMGAPLPNIVEKPDNYNQIQRIYDLKPDLVITGMAHANPMEARGITTKWSVEFTFAQIHGFTNTRDILELVTRPLRRNNNLKDLGWEKLVKEEAKV
- a CDS encoding DUF5331 domain-containing protein, whose protein sequence is MLNETLAIGLTAVSMAFFDNFTASIRQKWLDYFQANKAWLLLQMEVKSNKTPDGGRRPASSLILGVVNALEPKLGNLMVPFFKLNADEDALVDVLGLNFDPERELNPNGEAPAISSPGQPTGVSRLLPDGDDDL